The following DNA comes from Alienimonas californiensis.
CGCCTTGGCGGGACTTCGGGGCGGGGCGGCCGGTACGTTGCACCGGCCGCCCCGCCCCGTTTCCTTGCGCCGTTCGCCCGTGGTGTCGTCCGACACGCCGCCGCCCGACTCGAACGCCTCCGGGCTTGGGTGCGGCGGGATCGTCTGGTCGGCGCTCGCCGCGGTCCTGTTGCTGACCGGCCTGACGGCCGTCGCGGTTCTGGCGGTTCGTGCGTTCGGCGCGCTCGTCGCGGCGCTGGGGGCCTCGGCCCTGATCGCAATCGGGCTGAACTTCGCCCAGTGGTACTTCCTCAAGCGGCTGAAGCGGGTGGATCGGTACTCCCTGTTCCGCCTCGGACACCGCTGGCGGGCGTGGCGGGGAAAGGGGTTTGACATCGAGGAACTGGCCCGCCGCTGCGGGCTGACGGCCCATCGGCTCCAGAATCACCAGCCGAGCTATCACACCGCGACGATCCCCAAACCCTCCGGCGGGGAGCGCACGCTGACGATCCCCGACCCGGCGACGATGGACCTGCAACGCACGCTGCTCCGCCGGGTCCTCGCCAGGCTGCACGCGGACCCGGCGGCCTGCGGGTTCGAGCGGGGGAAGGGGATCGTCGATCACGCCGCCCCGCACGTCGGCCGGGCGGTGGTGGCGACCTGCGATTTGAAAGACTTCTTCCCCTCCGTCACGGCGAAGTCGATCGACTACTACTTCCGCCGGGTCGGCTGGAACGCGGAGGCCGCGGCGCTGCTCACGCGGCTCACCACCTCTGAAGGCGGGTTGCCGCAGGGGGCGCCGACGAGCCCGCGGCTCTCCAATTTGCTGATGCACGGCGTGGACTACGCGCTCGCCAAAGCGGCCGGGCGGCGGGGCTTTCGCTACACCCGTTACGCGGACGACCTCGCCTTCAGCAGCGCCGAGGACGACGGGCAGGCCGTCCGCGACCTGCTCCGCCGCGTCGAAGCCGTGGTTCGGCGAGGGGGGTTCGAATTGAACTCGAAGAAGACCCGGGTGCTCCGCCGGCACCAACGACAGATGATCTGCGGATTGGTCGTGAACGACCGGCTCAATCTGCCCCGCAAAATCCGCCGCGAACTGCGGGCGGCGCTGCACCGCCGGCGGGTGGGGCGGGAGGCGACGTACACCGCACAGCAGCTCGCCGGGTGGGCGGGCGTGCTGACGATGGTCGCTCGCGGGCCGCGGGCCTTTCATGGCGAAACGCCGCCCGACTCTGCACCCTCCTCCGCATGAGCCAGTTTTCCCCCGAGCAGGGCTCCGACGCCGCGTGGCTCTCCGCCGGCCGCGGGATGCCGCCGGCGCTATCGTGGGGGTTCTTCACCGACGCCCCGCTGATCGCCCTCGGCGTGGCCCGGGAAGGCGGCCGCACTCTCGCGGCGGACGCCGGCGGCGGGCTGTACCTGCTCGACCCGGCCGGCCGCATCGAGCACTTGCAGCGGGGTTTGAAGGACCTGTCGGCGTTGGCGTTCGCGGACTCCGGCGCCGCGGCGGCGGCGGCCTTCGGGGAGGACGCGCTCGGCTGGATCGAGCCGGATTTGAAGGTGAAGTGGCGGCAGTCGATGCCCG
Coding sequences within:
- a CDS encoding reverse transcriptase family protein, encoding MSSDTPPPDSNASGLGCGGIVWSALAAVLLLTGLTAVAVLAVRAFGALVAALGASALIAIGLNFAQWYFLKRLKRVDRYSLFRLGHRWRAWRGKGFDIEELARRCGLTAHRLQNHQPSYHTATIPKPSGGERTLTIPDPATMDLQRTLLRRVLARLHADPAACGFERGKGIVDHAAPHVGRAVVATCDLKDFFPSVTAKSIDYYFRRVGWNAEAAALLTRLTTSEGGLPQGAPTSPRLSNLLMHGVDYALAKAAGRRGFRYTRYADDLAFSSAEDDGQAVRDLLRRVEAVVRRGGFELNSKKTRVLRRHQRQMICGLVVNDRLNLPRKIRRELRAALHRRRVGREATYTAQQLAGWAGVLTMVARGPRAFHGETPPDSAPSSA